A single region of the Lysinibacillus sp. B2A1 genome encodes:
- a CDS encoding glyoxalase/bleomycin resistance/extradiol dioxygenase family protein, with protein sequence MAFQSKNIFINLPVKDLNKSIQFFRELGFEFNQQFSDETTASMIVSENIFALLMIEDRFKEFTKKDITDTSTSAEAIFCLSAENREQVDMLVNQAMASGGTFYSDPQDHGFMYGWGFHDLDGHIWEVVYMDESAIN encoded by the coding sequence ATGGCTTTTCAATCAAAAAATATTTTTATTAATTTACCTGTAAAAGATTTAAATAAATCTATACAGTTTTTTCGGGAGTTAGGTTTTGAGTTCAACCAGCAATTCAGTGATGAGACTACAGCCTCTATGATTGTTAGCGAAAATATTTTTGCATTACTCATGATAGAAGACCGTTTCAAAGAATTTACTAAAAAGGATATTACGGATACCTCAACTTCTGCAGAAGCGATTTTTTGTTTATCAGCTGAAAATCGGGAGCAAGTGGATATGCTAGTAAATCAAGCAATGGCGTCTGGTGGAACATTCTATAGTGACCCTCAAGATCATGGATTCATGTATGGATGGGGTTTCCATGATTTAGATGGACATATCTGGGAAGTAGTTTATATGGATGAAAGTGCAATAAATTAG
- a CDS encoding alpha/beta hydrolase, which yields MYNYSKWYSINGVNQYVQVVSTNLDNPILIYLHGGPGDAALPLVEYFNSDLSENYTLIIWEQRGAGKSYYRFREDEHITINDFILDLKVLIEKLLVEFNKEKICLLGHSWGSIIGMKFIISYPELIHFYIGVGQVICSQKMFEKSKKYIVSHIDNQRLKNRITSLNTMFHQDNWYDDLMFFMRQLIKQGVSLYGKSTYLSLYRYFIFSKNYSFMDCIKRLKGSEQSIVKLWHEVSEIDFSAYKNFKVPIAFIEGEYDYHASSEIVFDYYRSIRSPKVYFSIKNTAHFPQWTRSDTFNSIVNSLNSSSFSNSNEIMEF from the coding sequence ATGTATAATTATAGCAAATGGTATTCTATAAATGGTGTTAACCAATATGTTCAAGTAGTAAGTACTAATTTGGATAATCCTATTTTAATATATTTACATGGCGGGCCTGGTGATGCGGCACTACCTCTTGTTGAGTATTTTAATTCAGATTTATCCGAAAACTATACTTTAATCATTTGGGAGCAAAGGGGTGCTGGAAAATCATATTATAGGTTTAGAGAAGATGAGCATATTACGATTAATGACTTTATTCTTGACTTGAAGGTCTTAATTGAAAAACTTCTTGTTGAGTTCAATAAAGAGAAAATATGCTTATTGGGGCATTCTTGGGGAAGTATTATTGGCATGAAATTCATTATTTCGTATCCAGAATTGATACATTTTTATATTGGAGTTGGACAAGTTATTTGTTCCCAAAAAATGTTTGAAAAAAGTAAAAAATACATTGTGAGTCATATTGATAATCAACGCCTTAAAAACAGAATTACTTCTCTAAACACAATGTTTCATCAAGATAATTGGTATGATGATTTAATGTTTTTTATGCGTCAACTAATCAAGCAAGGTGTTTCTCTATATGGAAAAAGTACGTATTTATCATTATATCGCTATTTTATTTTTTCCAAAAACTATTCATTTATGGATTGTATAAAACGACTAAAGGGTTCTGAACAGTCCATCGTTAAGCTATGGCACGAAGTATCAGAAATTGATTTTTCTGCTTATAAAAATTTTAAGGTTCCAATAGCTTTTATCGAAGGTGAGTATGATTATCATGCTTCCTCCGAAATAGTCTTTGATTATTATCGAAGTATTAGATCTCCTAAAGTCTATTTCAGTATAAAAAATACCGCTCATTTTCCCCAGTGGACAAGGTCTGACACCTTTAATTCGATAGTAAATTCTTTGAATAGTTCTAGTTTTTCAAACAGTAATGAGATAATGGAATTCTAG
- a CDS encoding NUDIX hydrolase — translation MNYIQFMRNFIGHETLMTIGCGVIIERDHKILLQHRLDVDNWCIPGGLMELGETFQQTAIREVFEETGLEVYNLELFGIYSGKGCFVEYPNKDKVYSVQIIFKALDFKGELLQESEECREHKFFARNELPSKLNPRQENFIMDWVKNARLPIIN, via the coding sequence ATGAATTATATACAATTTATGAGGAATTTTATTGGACATGAAACATTAATGACAATAGGCTGTGGTGTCATTATTGAAAGGGATCATAAAATATTACTACAGCATCGACTAGACGTAGATAATTGGTGTATACCTGGTGGCTTAATGGAATTAGGTGAAACATTTCAACAAACAGCTATTAGAGAAGTTTTTGAGGAAACTGGTTTAGAGGTTTATAATTTAGAGCTTTTTGGAATTTATTCTGGTAAAGGTTGCTTTGTAGAATATCCAAATAAAGATAAAGTTTATAGTGTTCAAATTATTTTTAAAGCATTGGATTTTAAAGGTGAATTATTACAAGAATCAGAGGAATGCAGAGAACATAAATTTTTTGCTAGAAATGAGCTACCTTCTAAGTTAAATCCTCGACAAGAAAATTTTATTATGGATTGGGTAAAAAATGCGAGGTTACCTATTATCAATTAA
- a CDS encoding GNAT family N-acetyltransferase — MEYIQMTSNQIEQEHICCALGAKQYEQAVKEKKKWLMDRINDGLVFYRLNERAKVFIEYLPAQHAWAPIEAPNYMYINCLWVSGKYKNQHHARRLLERCIEDAQAQGMDGIVHIVGKKKLPFLSDKRFFEHLGFKIVDHAAPYFELAVYKFNDEAIEPSFKLHTSNLKSHYDGISIYYTAQCPFAVGVINDLRDTAEKNGISFHAYQLTTKEEAQNAPIIWTTFGLFYKGQFVTHEIMSVNKFEKFLKTL, encoded by the coding sequence GTGGAGTATATTCAAATGACAAGCAATCAGATTGAACAGGAGCATATATGCTGTGCACTTGGCGCTAAGCAATACGAGCAAGCAGTAAAGGAAAAGAAAAAATGGTTAATGGACCGTATAAACGATGGGTTGGTTTTTTATCGATTAAATGAACGTGCGAAGGTTTTTATTGAATATTTACCTGCACAGCATGCTTGGGCTCCTATTGAGGCACCGAATTATATGTATATAAATTGTCTATGGGTTTCAGGTAAATATAAAAATCAGCATCATGCTAGACGACTACTCGAAAGGTGTATAGAGGATGCACAAGCGCAGGGAATGGATGGGATTGTCCATATCGTAGGAAAGAAAAAGCTTCCTTTTTTAAGTGATAAACGTTTTTTTGAGCATTTAGGATTTAAAATTGTAGATCATGCAGCACCTTATTTTGAGCTAGCTGTCTATAAATTTAACGATGAGGCTATTGAGCCATCATTTAAATTACATACGAGCAATCTAAAATCTCATTATGATGGTATTAGCATATACTATACGGCTCAATGTCCCTTTGCTGTAGGTGTTATAAATGATTTAAGGGATACTGCTGAGAAAAATGGCATTTCCTTTCATGCTTACCAGCTAACCACAAAAGAAGAAGCACAGAATGCTCCTATTATTTGGACAACCTTTGGATTATTTTATAAGGGGCAGTTCGTGACACATGAAATTATGAGTGTCAACAAATTTGAAAAGTTTTTAAAAACATTATGA